The window gttaacatATAGTCTATTTATAAAAGAATTGCTAACATAAACCTATTGTTGtagtttttcagtttttttatgcCAGTGAATATCAATCTAGGTCACCTTTTAGTGAAAAAGTTGCTCACAGATAAGTTGGCAACTGTTCCACGGGCAGGAATACAACAATGTCTTTTCCAAGTTGGGAAACTAGACACAAAAACCTcatattttaaaagtaatttcGAGGTGTGATGTTTCATCTTAGAAATGGCACAACAAAGCCAATTACCTTAGGCACTAAACAATGGGTCAAGAGGAAAGTTATGTTTTGCAAGTAGAAGTTAAGAGAATGTTAACCATGGAAGTAGTTAAAAAGCCAGTTTAAAAGCAAGTTACTTTGTgtgaataatatagatattatcatgtcataaacaagcgagtttattctaggctacgtttcgacagcaACAGTTGTTATGTACGCACAATGATTGTAATCTTTGTTGGCTATTTATTAGTTGAGCAGATAATTAGAGGATcaaatcaaccaatcagatcacagaaatttaattaattaactttttcaaGGATCCAGATGGAAGCAATAGAAtgattaaaatctttccttCTTATAAAAGTTTACACTTTTTTCTAAATATTCGCTTTCCGTAATGCGGGTTCTCACATTTCTGGTAGTTTATAGAAAATACTGTTGATATGAGTATTTCAGTCTATAATATTTATGGTTTCTTGCTACCCAACAGGACTCttgttttttgatgtttttattgtCCCGGTATGATCATTCTTCCATTTATGATCCGCAATCTCTTTTATGTCCATATTTGCGTTGGGTACAGCTCTTTTGTGCTCTTGCACACGTTGTTTGAGCACTCGTTTTGGTTCACCGACATAAACAGCAGCACAAACCTTACACGGGACGCGACAGTAGACTAAAACACTGGCTTTTTTTATGTTATCTTTTAATACCCTgattttctttaactttttttatgttttgtctcGAGTAACCAATTGCAAGTAAGGCGTTGTTTATATGAGATAACTCTTTCTTTTGATCATTCTCTCCACTGACTACATTGACTACATTTCAGTATATAGGACGCCACACTTTCTTCGCAGGACATTTGGTGATTGTGTAGCTATTGGTCATTATGAGTAAGTTTGTGGTATACTGATACTGAAAGGTTACCACCGTTTTGAGACACTAGAGTGCCCACgaaaggaaatgagtttattttgtttctttggcgCGCCTTTATCACGTGTCCTAGCTCTTTTACGGGTGTATCGTCTTGCGACTCATCACAAATCGATAGAATTGGTACAGGTAGGATGTCGACTAAAGAAGCAGTTTCAGAACTGAAAGCTTACTTTGATGCAAAACGTTCTATTTTGAAAAGAGACATTGTATCTGAAGAAACCCAAAGAGGATAAAGAGAGAGCATGAATTTAAATATAAGGCGAATAAGAAGCAGTTTAACGTCAACCAAGAATTGAGAGAAAACCTTGAAGAAATTATTGAGTTAGTTCAAAATGGTTCTAGAAAAAgatctacaaaaaaaattcaaaccaCTATAGATGAGATCAAAGCAAGAAACAAACTCATACGCATCGCTGACAAGTCACCGGGTGGGTGGGGCACAGTAGCGAAATGCGAATCAGATAGTATAGCGAGTGATTCCGCAGACGAGAAAAAAATCAGAGCAGCTGAGAAGAGAGCGttgtcaaaacaacaaaaatggaGAAAGATTGACCCTTCATCAACAATAACACGTAGAGACCAACACATCAATTCATCTTCCAGAAGGCCTAGCTTCAAAATCACTATGCCTAGAGCAACAACAAAACCGACAGACATCTGCTTGCAGTGTGGTGACCGTGGACACTCGGAAAGAGATTGCACAACGCCCTCAGGTAACAGGAATGATTAAAGATAAGTTACTTAATATGAATTCGTATCAAATTCTATTGACGAACTTCCCGTAGCCGGTTGAGCAATCAAAGTACCTTTTAAATCAGAGGTTATTAATCCTTTTTCTGTCGCTATCAGCTCGTCTGGAAGAAAGCGTTCGATTCTCAATCTTAGCCATGTAAACGAATGTCTGGTAAAATAACACGTAAAGTTTAATGATTGGCGCGAGTTCAGTCGATTTGTTCGTCCTGGGTCTTTTTTATTCAAGTTTGATTTAAGAAAAAGATACCATCATGTCAATATGTTCGCAGAACACCAAATTTACTTTGGGTTTTCCCggaaaagaaataacaaagaaTCGTTTtatgtttttactgttttaccTTTTGGCCTTTCTTCGGCTCCAAATGGATTTACTAAGCTCTTAAGGCCACTAGTTTCTGTCTGGCACAAAGATTCAATAAACATATTAGTTTTTATAGACGACGGTGCAGGAATTGAATATACATATGAGAAAATTAAGAAAGCATTTAAGAAGCCCTGCAGCTTAAAAATTTCCGCtgttagcaataatctgaaaaagtactgaactttgaaTTGGACCTTAAAACCAAAATAcggggaacaaaatcattaaatattctaaaattttaaaattcagttCTCGATTACTAATGTAATTAAATTAGAAACACCTATTTTCTCTCTAAGAAAAAttttacaacaacaataaaacgcaataaaaataaaataagaaaaataacaagGCTGAAACTTTACagatttttcccttttttctgAAAACCAACATGGGAATTATCTTTCAACGCAGAATTTTTCACAGAATCAATTAATAGATTTctggttttaaaaatttgtaatataCTGTATAATTCCAGGAAAGTAAAAAATTGAGAACACACAATATTTctggttcttataaaaagagtGTATTTATATACAACACAACTGaacaaataaaatacaaataaaaaaacaaataaaatcttTAACTTGATACCTTTGAAATTACTCTAGAAAATTCTGGAAAATTTTAGAAGATTGATCGAATATAAATAGTTCATTAATTCAGCAATTAGCATTTGAATGTTTTGGTATTTAGGCGTTCAAAACTTATCACTCGctcagtattttttttaaaaaggttgatGATCGATGttttgataacagctgatctgaaaaagagaACATTTGGAATATATGAGAAACAAGATCACAATTTCAACTGATTTAAAACCTAATCAATTACTGTCTCTTTATAAAGCAATGCTTTAATTGTTCAATCGACATGACATAAATCGATgcaatctttttataaaaaaaactgttcagacacaaaaaaaaaacgagaTGCTAAGGGGTCCTTGCAAAACTTGCCACACCTATCGCATTTAAGATTTTAGACATACATACATACTACAATTcgaaatttcttcatttgaaatTTTATATATGTAAGACTGCCACGTCTTATCGTCAAGGTTAACATACATACATGCTTATTTGCGACATTAGCCAATAAGCGTGTCAAGTTTGGTAAGGAAATCCTCTTTCAATATATAACCCTATTTGTTGGCAGTCCCTTACAATGACGCCAtacaaaacaagtaaaaatagCAACATGTagttaaagacaattaattccgaTATATATCAAATACAATTCTCAGCATAGGTTACGAGAACTAGAAAAACACAGTTTCTTTGTTTCGCAGTGTCATTTTGGCacttttttagaatttatgGGTACTTTGATTGCACTGACATGCACAATATATCCCAGAATGTTGTCTTATAGctacacatatttgagaacacTTGTGGAAAATTCCATTGTTTGTTATGTTACCCCATGTGGTCATATTTTGTTGGTAGCTATGTGCAAAATAGTTGCACACTAATTtacaatataaatattttgtgtGCAATAATTTTAGCGCTAGCATTCCCCTCACAAAAAGAGGAAATAAACCAATAAAATTCGGAGTTTTAGACAAAACAGAGATGCCTTTAAAACGTTTTCTTTATTACAAAAAGTTTATTCACTTGTTcatttttacacaaaatgtttCGCGCATAATTTTTGTACTAAATTTTGCACGATAACAAACTTTTTTGCACTGTTCACTTAGGAAGGTATATGTCAGCTTATACACATTAAGTGTGACACGCACATTTTGTTTCTTCCACATACCGAAAGAATATGATTAAAGTCACATGTATGGgacgaaatttatttttttctcttgtaTCTCAATTTAACTTTTTCACTCACCCCCAGAAGTGTGGCCTCAAAAAAACCCTGACAAGGTGGCAGTCAGAACAAATTAAGGTGGCAGTCAGAACAAATCTAATGCACAAGAGGGAGCCAATAAACTGCAAACGCCTGCATATAAAAGGGCAAGTTCGggcaatttttttgaattaaacTTACCATTTTCTTTCCAATCTAATTGTCATGAGAAAAAGGCTCCAAATGATAAATGCTTACCATGAAATAATCATAGAATAAACCATACCATGACTATATTTTCCTAACATTATGACGTAGGAAATATATTGTAATTATTGTGAATCGTATACATTCATTGTCACTAAACTAAGtgcctaaaaaatattttcctaaaaTACGGAAAACAATGTCTGTTCAATCTAGCCCGATGATCGTTTCCAAACCCCAAGGGGAAATTCTAACGGAAATTAAATTTAATGAGTTTGACTGAAATCAAAGATAAGTAATTTTGGCGCGAATCTAATTCGCGGGATGACGaagacttttttcaaaataaaaaaaatacaactttttaAATCAGAAATTTCTTTACAATAACAActatcaaataaaaacaaaaaaaaaagaaagaattgtaTCGTGCGGTAGATAGGTAATcaaaacattaaataatttGCATAATGCGCAGAGAAACTACTCAGAGAGGTTCACTAAGTTCACTAACTGCCCGAAGCAGTGATAGAACTGAAGAATGAGACAGAAAATATGACAACCTTTCAGTACGTATTGTATTAGTACGTATTTTATCTTGTGATCAGTGGTATTCGGAATGTTTAAACTCTTTGTGGACTGTGACTATTTCAACAAAGATTAAAGTTTTCTCTGTACGACGGATGTTGTATTAAATCTTGGTATTATGTGCTTTGTTTTCATTGTCAAAGCGTTGGAAAGCTTTCACGGCTGTTTTCAGTTCTTTCATTTAATGCAGGTTAATTAATTTCTGATAATTTAATTTACTTTATTGTGACAGGaaatacatttaattttatttataagctCTATGTATAGTCGTCTTTATGGCACTGGTTTAAAACTTTCAAGGTTGGCTTCTTACCCTTTTAGTTTTTGTCAAACGGACAAACATCAAAAGCGACATGCGGGGAAAGTAATCTCTTAAGCTTTGTAACCATACACTCTGATTTCTCGAATTGCAATCTTTCGTTGTTCAATGTGTTCCTTGCGAAGTACAATATATCTTGCTTTGAGAAACGTTTTACCACTTGTACAAAAGTAGGATAAACCATTTCCTCCACTTCCTAATACTTTGCCTACTATCGGGTTACTAGAAGCACCTTCGGACATGCCAACTCTTAGTTTTAGATTATTAAAAATGTATTGTCGCCAAACTCTAACATATAAGACGTGGTATGTACTTTGCAGATCAAGTTTTATCCAACCTGTCTTTCTGGGTTCTGTCGATGCAAAGTGAGTGTTGCTGATGTCTCCATCTATAGCATATCGGCCAGGATATCTAGTTGTAGATAAGGATACTATCCCTTGAGAAGCAACATTCTGCAACGTCActagaaaaaaacatatttccTTTTTATAGATTTCCATCGTGTGGCGTAAGAAAGATTTAGAAATTTTTACATGTgcaaagtacacaaagaaataaagaaaatccATATGAAGTAACAAGCAAGGTATCAATGAAAAATTAAGACGCCTTTTAATTCAATTACGGTTTTTAAGTCCATGCCATCACGATCTGTTTGACAAAGAAGTAAGTAGTTTTAAGAAATCAATTTTATTGTGAAGGGAAAGATAACGGTATAAGGCCTATTTTTTTCGaagtttatttgtatttttagacGTTAGACCAATATGCCACGCTATTGGCCTTACAAGTTGTTTGTACATGCTAACTTTTGGCTACGGTACTAGTTATAGTCATAACTAGCTAGGAAGTATTGGTAGTTATATAACAATATTGCTATCTACAAACACAACGCCAATTTTTAAGGCAGTAGCAAAAACCGTCAAGTGGCCAATACGCCGAGATCGCTAGACTGCGAGAGTGCAACTTTTATATATGCGACGGTGTGTTAAACAGCTTTTAGAATGTCCTAGTTGCATCTTTCAAGCATTTCATAGCTACGAAGTACACAAATATCAAGAAAAGGGtcatgctgacgtcatcaaaatttaacgAAATATCCTAAGATCCTAAAACCGacgtgaacattgacaagttcacattgtgCAAACCTATTAAAAAATAGCCGAGATTACTACATTTGTCGATAGACTTTATAATTAGTACTTATGTGTAGTAATCAGTACgacatttttttcttcctgATTACTAGATAGTAATATTGATAGCTAGCCCAGTTGTTCCTACTTTTTAttctattaatttttataaaatcccaTTACATGACAATCGTCTGATTTAGCTAGTAtttaatatttatcttaatcaAACACAAAAAATCCGCCACCTGTTTTTTTTAAGTCCAAAATTTTTTCGGAAACTTTGTCAGTTTATCAGTGGCGGTGCCAATTTTTATTTCCTCTAAAAAAACCTATAAGAAATCCTTGACCAAAAGGGGTTAAGTCTTCCACTTTAACAATCTGAACGTCCtttgttttaataaagttaCATTCAAGGCATTTATTAATGAGCAGCTATCATGCTAGGAAGCAGTAATTAAATCGACAGCCCATGATTTAATTGTCAAACATATGAGGCATAGTTGTCTTGTAAAtgtttataaatatttcttaagGATTTAATCatgcaaaataaaaacgacGCCTATTAAGATAAACTCCAGCTTTTAATGCCCACCTATTGTTCTCCCGCCACTTCCATACCACTTTCCTCCCATCCTGCTATGACAAAAGGGACTTAAAAATAACAACTTTAAAGACCAGCGTGGTAAGGGACACGCATTGGGATCCTAGCAAGAGAAGTGATTTTTATTGTGTATATGTTGAAAAAATTAATCTAAAATAAAGGTGAAGAAGAAGAGAAAACCTTACCACATGTGTATCCATCATCATTGCAAGCGTCATCACACATTTGTGATTCAGCACATGGGTTAAGACTTTTACAAAGTGGTCCTCTCTAAAGAAATGATTTAAGATATATGGAAAAATTCTATGAGGAACAAGTGAAAGAATATTTGAAGCGAAGTTCCAAGGAGTCCTATTTTTACGCTGACATTTCGGTTTTATAAATCTTTTGGGTTACAAAAGCTTTCGTCATAACGgtcttaataaaaaattttaagcttttttgttatgCAACAGAGAATTTGTTTCGCAAATATGTTATGTCTCGTAATTACCTTAGGTTAAGCTTTCTTCAAAACTTCAAATGTTTGAGAACAATCCTTTAAAAGAGCTTCTAATATGTTGTACAAACCACCCTCCACGGTTTTTCCAAGCTTTAAACTACTCATTTCACATACATAAGTAGAAAACTACAAAACTATTTTAATCATTGGGAGACGCAAAAGTTACTTTAAACAACTGTAAATTACTTTTGTGATCTAGCCTAGAGACTATAACTCCCTGATTATCTGTTACATAAAGGTTTTAGTATTATAGGAAATAAATAGATGGGATCTTAAGATTCGAAATATTACGTAACAAGTGAGGTGGGTATTACTAGATTTGTTGCGATGCGTTGCAAGGAATGGGAGGAGTGGTGATAAGAAGGGCGAATTTGGATGTTACGTAATTATTGAATGGCTCATTGATGTTTTTGGCAGTGCTTTGTTAACCCTATTCATACCGTGTCACCGGGATCTAACTGGTACCGTGCCGCGCTCTAACAGCACGGATGCCATAACTCCGGAACGACAAGTCCTTTCGATTTTACATTTTGGATACGCTTTATTTAACATAAAATGAATTCTTTGAGATAATAAAAAGCATATAAACTTACAAAATCATCCATAAAATGACCTCTGAGTAATCGCGGTCAGCCAAAAAAGTAAAATACGTATGTCGTCCCTAAATCAACAGGACGGgtggaaaaaaatagaaaaaaatatataacttgGTTCTAGGCCAATAATATATACTAAATTAACCTAAAATCAAATTTGATTCAAGAAAACGTGATATTAGGCTTCCAAAATCTCTCATGAAAAAGCGAGAAATACGAAAAAATTTATACGGTCAAGTATGAATATTGCACGGTTGAGGTACATCACTATTGGGCCTAcaactgaataaaaaatatttttcttaatctgAAATGTTGTATGAAGTATTCACAATACCTAATGGAACcacaaaaatcaagaaaaagctAAATTAGTCCgaaaaattatcaaataaatTAACAATTTCCTAAATTTTATACGTAAAAGTAGGAAAATCAGGGTAAAACGAAGTAAATTTCCATACTTtatatcagtaaaatatataaaaagcaaAGGAAAGTTAGTAAAACTAGTTCCTAAAGtagtaaaatgaaataaaacaagACAACTGGATGAAAAAAGTCAATTGCGCATTCAAAAGTTAGTCCATACAACTATGGCAAATACGGACAAGATGTTTCTGTTACCGCACGATTGACATAACGATTTTTGACTTAGTAATTTGTTTTGAGTTACACAATGTTCCATCCCTTCAATACAAATTTtgcatcttcttcttctttcacCTACGGCGGGAAATCTAGCATTGCCCGGTGTTGAGGTCACATTCGGGATACCCATTGATGCAAGTGTCAATGCAATTTTCTGTTTGATGCCTGGCTTTAAGTTTGCCGGATCACGTTGCTTGACGAAAGGACCAACAAGACCGAAAACGAGGcacattccaaaatcaaaaGAATCCTGTTTCAAAGGATCAATTTTATTATTCAGCGCGAATACAGTAGATGAATTTACGCGTGCCATGTCGAGAATGTATGCGAATGCTACCATTGACCATTTTCGTGATTTAAATTTGCTGGTGTAAAACCCCATCAGTTGGTCAACTATATCTGTCCCATCTTTGGTGAAATCGTAAAGCTTGTACAGCATAGCTTTGTTCTTCCCATCGTCAATAGTGGTGCCAAGAAAGGGTCTGTAGGTAGAAAGGATCATtacattcttttctttttttgtcgaGGTACTAACAACATACGAACCCAAGATGAGATCATTCTTGTCATCCCAATAAAATTCAGTCGAAAGGACTTCCCGCTTATCAACATTTTTGATATCCTTCGGTAAACCCCTTCTGTTTGCAATCAGGGTACCAATGCAAGTCACATGTTTTTCAGTGAGAAGCCATGTCGCAAGGGTAAATGTTGTGTAAAGACGATCAAATGAGATGTTTTTACCTTCGAGCTTTTGATTGCTGTCAAGTCGATTGATCATATACGTGGTTACATTTTCTGTACCTGGACGGTAAAATTCACCATCTCCAGCTTGTGGTTTGCCTGCATATGGTGTAGTTACAGATGTATACGGGTAGCGAGCAGAATTCAACGACTTGAAAAGTAGCCCGTACTTTGCAGGTTTATTTGGATTGTACTGTTTGAAGGCGACCTGGCTTTGCATAGGATACAGAGTTTCATCCAAGGACAAAAGGTCTGTTGCCTTCATAGATGTCATGAATTGCTTGTTGAACATTTCAAAAAATTCTCGTGCAGCCGCAAAGCGATCTTGTTTCCACCGTTCAGCACGTGTAGATTcgtcatcaaaacaaaaacaccgttaaagaaaaaagaatcggTTACGTGACATGGTTGCATCAAATATTGGTGGTCCATATTTATCTGAAAAGGGCTTTAGGAGTGAGAAATTATTGAGGCTGAAAAGTCCCCTATACAACATCAATTCGACAAAAGCTTAATCTCGTCGATTATCGTGATTTTCATAAACGACTGCAATTTTTCTTCTAAAAGCGATGCACGTAAGTTATTAATTTTTCTGTTAGTATTTTCTAGTATTAGTTCAAACATTTCTTTGGTAAAAAACATGTGAAATGCATCAACAAGTTCCCAAGTATTTCTAGCCCTGGGCACTGGACCTGATTTTATAACGTCAGCCCTTCTCTGTCGACCGATATTGTCTGGTTTCTGGTTTGAAAAGTTATATAtaagtgttttctttttatcttggtTATTTTCAATGATCCCTTTCATTTTTTTACCTCTTCTGGAATATTCATTGGCTGGTAGCTGGACTCATCTAGAGCAGATTCTATGGAATAGACTTTTCTTTGATAAGTGAGCATTCTTTTTGGGTAACGTGAGTTGGGGTAGAATTCTTCATCCTTATCGCCTGCGAATATTGACCATGCACGGTTACTTATTTCTATTCATAAATTTGCAATGAAAAGGCGTAAATATGGACAGATTGATTAATTAATGATATACCTTCATTCTCATTTCCATTTAGATCATTTAGATCATTTTCATCATCAGTGTCGTCTGCTTCTTCATCGTTGTAGACAAATTGCAGGATGTCGTTTACCGCATCTTGAGCAGATATTTTTTGCCGTttcattattataatttattactgaaattgtaataaatatatataaaaacagttaGAAATATATTAGAAAAAGTCACTGTAACATTGGAAGAGCATATgcttaatatttttgtgaagATTTTGTATGTAAGAGTCGcccaaaaacaacaaaaatcttcaaaaaatttaatttctgaCCGGTCATGACAAACCGTTAAAATTAGCaggattttttatttaaattcttttttttaccagAAACcggttctaaatataaaaaaaataaaagtcagGCGGTTTCACAATGAACGGTGCCCCCAAAAAATAATGGCGGCTTTTTAAAAACCATATGTGCTGCAACAGCGCGGCATGGTATGAATAGggttaatacaataataaccgattacctcGGGCTGTATCTCAAAATATCGCCCAAGGTCTAAGTGCCAACCGAGCTTGCGAgtcggtgcaatgactgagAAGAATTCGAAAGTCCCTATAGAATAAGTCcctgtaaacaaaacattatgaTGTTCGACACTTACAGAAGAAAAGTTGAATGTACaactaaaatttagttaaagcgaatattgaagtaaattttttaactagctCGTTAGCTAGTCAAAAATAACGTTGGCTTTAACGAGTTTTATATTGACTGAGTAACCAAAAAGCTGAAGAAACGAGTCTGAAAATGGGAGGAGACaaatgtttttatcgataaatattgtaggagttagataaataactattcttgcttgtttacattttaagctaccatttttcttgacgacgggcaataccgcaaaatatcgccccgtcgtcaagagcgctaagccattcagaatgcctaaaaaacccgtattgcccgcttaaaaaatccagacggttaacTATTGACCAGATCGACGTGCGATAGGTAGCCTCCCAACGATAGGATGAATTGGTGGACGTATTCATAGCGGTAGtcaagattttaaatttaaaaagaaaaaatgataacaataaaagtgtttttttttgtgtgtgttttgaACGATCGAAGAAGTGTATTCGctttatatata is drawn from Hydractinia symbiolongicarpus strain clone_291-10 chromosome 8, HSymV2.1, whole genome shotgun sequence and contains these coding sequences:
- the LOC130654850 gene encoding uncharacterized protein LOC130654850 isoform X1, with the protein product MDEIRSGLILEYACIHANFLQLLRTVLVFTLCVLKHVDGYITRLPCKYHGNFSDIQYNKYSPGNAIKSIQTINRDKCMIECVGESLCKACNYHSTTQLCDLLSSNVAAISAKSGSIYMRTDNTNRNRGPLCKSLNPCAESQMCDDACNDDGYTCVTLQNVASQGIVSLSTTRYPGRYAIDGDISNTHFASTEPRKTGWIKLDLQSTYHVLYVRVWRQYIFNNLKLRVGMSEGASSNPIVGKVLGSGGNGLSYFCTSGKTFLKARYIVLRKEHIEQRKIAIREIRVYGYKA
- the LOC130654850 gene encoding uncharacterized protein LOC130654850 isoform X2; the encoded protein is MKMIKREYACIHANFLQLLRTVLVFTLCVLKHVDGYITRLPCKYHGNFSDIQYNKYSPGNAIKSIQTINRDKCMIECVGESLCKACNYHSTTQLCDLLSSNVAAISAKSGSIYMRTDNTNRNRGPLCKSLNPCAESQMCDDACNDDGYTCVTLQNVASQGIVSLSTTRYPGRYAIDGDISNTHFASTEPRKTGWIKLDLQSTYHVLYVRVWRQYIFNNLKLRVGMSEGASSNPIVGKVLGSGGNGLSYFCTSGKTFLKARYIVLRKEHIEQRKIAIREIRVYGYKA